AGTTCACATCGACAGTAAAGGCAGATAACTTTGGTCTTGTCGAGGGAACCATCTGGCAGGGTTTTAAAGGTGAAATTACCATTCAAAAGACCCTTTCCTTTATCCATGTTAGCTTGTTATTCTCAAGCCTGGCTACACTCATTGATTTCCCGCTGCCGTACGTCGGGAACGCGTTTTCAGGGAGAGCGCGCTTCCCTCGTCGCGTGGAAGGGGCGGAGCTGCGGCGGGAACCGTCCTGGAATGGGAACTACGGGGCGGACCAAGGGTCATATCCACAGGAAGAGCCTCGATTAATCTTGcgtcaacaaacaaaaaaaggtggCGTTAAGATGAATTTTCGTAAAGTCGTTATTAACGCGTTAATATTGACAGCCGTAATATGAATATTGTTGGAAGCTTACAAAACCTCATATTCAGAGTGCTGACTGCACTGTCATTAGTATGGCTACTATATATTTAATTCTATTATTCTTTATCTAAATTTTACTCTTGGTGATATTATTATCCCCCCCCCTATTCTGATGTTATTACCTCAATTGATTTGGGGTAGTATTaaagttatttatttactttttatttctgcGCTCCTATTTTGCCGTTTAATTCGACCTTTCTCCATCTTAACAACTCAAAATTTAACAAAATACTTTTAAAGGTGGGAGAGCATCAATCTACgtccatttatttttcatttgatgTGAAGGTGTCAGTTCGATTTATACGAACGCGAAAGGCTAAAACGTCTCATCCATCCTAgaaaattaaaagaatgaaatataaatgaaaacaatTCTGCTGTTAGGATATTTTCATGAAAGCTAGTTGTCAATGAACTGCTTTTGTACTGAAAACCCTCGGCCGGATATCGATAGAGGCAGCTGTCAGTGAAGATGTGGCTGGATGTTTCCGTgcattcagctcattcagcttgTAAAAAGCTGCGGTTACAGATGTGCGCATGAATCATGATGGATATGAATGAATCTAAACGGAGCTCCGTGTCTGTGTAACGGTTAGACTCAGTGACAGCGGCTGCTTTTCCATGACTGCTGATCTAATGTGTTTCAATAAATACGTGATCACACTTGTCTAAAGGACAGACAGGCGGACATACAGTACACACCTCCTCGGACTCCCCCATGCAGCTCTCTGTCCTGGGCTTGACATAAGCGCTCAGCCAGCCCAGCTGGTTGTACAGGACCGGCACGTGCCTCTCCACCGGGTTGTCGCCGTCGTCCAGCTGGGGGAAGTTTCTCTTGGCCAGTCGCTTTTTCGCCTTACAGAACTTGTCGCGCAGATTTTTCCATTTCAGCTTCACTTCTTCCTCCGACTTTCCCATGGCGTCCGCGATTTCTTTCCACGACAAATGCCCCTTCATGTTGTCTTTGTAGTCGCGGCGGGACTGGTCGTAGAGGTTCGGGTGCTCGCGTATCAGCTCCGCCAGCCTCTTTTCTGTAGTGTTCATGTTTGGCCCGCAGATCACTTCACCGCGAAGTCCTTTCGCACAGCAGACAACGACCTCAGTTCGTTTTCCTCCACAGGTTCAAGTCGTCAGAAGGAAGCGCCGAGCTCCAAAAGTTCAAAATAAAAGCTAGACTAATTTGTTTCCAGCAATCTctcagcaaataaaagacgacTCGTGTGAAGATGTGAATGGAAACGAAATTATGACC
This Odontesthes bonariensis isolate fOdoBon6 chromosome 1, fOdoBon6.hap1, whole genome shotgun sequence DNA region includes the following protein-coding sequences:
- the LOC142385159 gene encoding uncharacterized protein LOC142385159 translates to MNTTEKRLAELIREHPNLYDQSRRDYKDNMKGHLSWKEIADAMGKSEEEVKLKWKNLRDKFCKAKKRLAKRNFPQLDDGDNPVERHVPVLYNQLGWLSAYVKPRTESCMGESEEVTGRADNQENERDEDEKVHIGSLPVVSRSFSLMESSPSGHQDVVSPQKRRRQTMTETDMSSADSLSSLRDEDEMFLLSLLPSLKRLTIKKRMEVRMKFQQVLYAAEFED